Proteins co-encoded in one Streptomyces sp. JH34 genomic window:
- a CDS encoding efflux RND transporter permease subunit, whose protein sequence is MSWLSRFSLAQRALIGLISIVALVFGAIAIPQLKQQLLPTIELPMVSVLAPYQGASPDVVEKQVVEPLENAIKAVDGVEGVTSTASEGNALVMASFDFGDEGTKQLVADIQQAVNRARVLLPDSVDPQVVAGSTDDIPTVVLAVTSDKDQQALADQLDRTVVPALEGIEGVGQVSVDGVQEIQVSVVPDDRKLAAAGLDAGSLSQALQAGGATVPAGSFSEAGKSRTIQVGGSFTSLQQIEDLEVSARNAATGEAGKPVRVGDVATVKQEPAAAVSLTRTNGKPSLAVMATMDKDGSAVAISDAVQDKLPDLRKDLGPGAEVTVVSDQGPAVSKSISGLTTEGALGLLFAVVVILVFLASIRSTLVTAVSIPLSIVLALIVLWTRDLSLNMLTLGALTIAIGRVVDDSIVVLENIKRHLGYGEERRSAIVTAVKEVAGAITSSTLTTVAVFLPIGLVGGMVGELFGSFSLTVTAALLASLLVSLTVVPVLSFWFLRAPEGTAENPEEVRRQAEEKEAASRLQRMYVPVLRFATQRRVASVVIALVVLFGTFGMAPLLKTTLFEPGEQEVLTLKQELTPGTSLEAADEAARKVEKVLAADKGIEDYQVTVGSSGFMAAFGGGTGANQASYQITLEDAADHESAEKRIGTALGELDGIGEATFASAGEFGSQDLSVIVKAADAEVLKKASETVRGEVAELEDVTDVQSDLSQSIPRISVKANDKAAAAGFDQAALGGFVAGAVRGTPSGKAVLDDTERDIVIRSSHPATTMAELKALPLGPVKLGDIADVELAPGPVSMTRIDGQRSATVTAKPTVDDTGAVSTALQKKIDALDLPDGATATIGGVTQEQDDANKKLMLAMLAAVAIVFILLVATFRSLVQPLILLVSIPFAATGAIGLLLVTGTPMGVPAMIGMLMLIGIVVTNAIVLIDLINQYRAQGMGVVEAVMEGGRHRLRPILMTALATIFALVPMALGVTGEGGFISQPLALVVIGGLITSTLLTLLLVPTLYAMVELRKERRAGRKAAEREAKSGGSAPETPEEATSGEPEPAKA, encoded by the coding sequence ATGTCCTGGCTGTCCAGATTCAGCCTCGCGCAACGGGCTTTGATCGGACTGATCTCGATCGTCGCGCTCGTTTTCGGAGCGATCGCGATCCCGCAGCTCAAGCAGCAGCTGCTGCCCACCATCGAACTCCCGATGGTGTCGGTGCTGGCGCCCTACCAGGGCGCGTCCCCCGATGTGGTCGAGAAGCAGGTCGTCGAACCTCTCGAGAACGCCATCAAGGCCGTCGACGGCGTCGAGGGCGTCACCTCGACCGCCAGCGAGGGCAACGCCCTCGTCATGGCGAGCTTCGACTTCGGTGACGAGGGCACGAAGCAGCTCGTCGCCGACATCCAGCAGGCGGTGAACCGCGCCCGCGTCCTGCTGCCCGACTCCGTGGACCCGCAGGTCGTCGCGGGTTCGACGGACGACATCCCGACCGTCGTCCTGGCCGTCACCTCGGACAAGGACCAGCAGGCGCTGGCCGACCAGCTCGACCGCACGGTCGTCCCGGCACTCGAGGGCATCGAGGGTGTCGGCCAGGTCTCCGTGGACGGTGTCCAGGAGATCCAGGTCTCGGTCGTCCCCGACGACAGGAAGCTCGCGGCGGCCGGCCTCGACGCGGGCTCGCTGTCCCAGGCGCTCCAGGCCGGCGGCGCGACCGTACCCGCCGGATCCTTCTCCGAGGCGGGCAAGAGCCGCACCATCCAGGTCGGCGGTTCCTTCACCTCGCTCCAGCAGATCGAGGACCTCGAGGTCTCCGCGCGGAACGCGGCGACGGGCGAGGCCGGCAAGCCCGTCCGAGTCGGTGACGTCGCCACGGTGAAGCAGGAGCCCGCCGCCGCGGTCTCCCTCACCCGGACGAACGGCAAGCCGAGCCTCGCCGTCATGGCGACGATGGACAAGGACGGCAGCGCCGTCGCCATCTCGGACGCCGTCCAGGACAAGCTCCCGGACCTGCGCAAGGACCTCGGTCCGGGCGCGGAGGTCACCGTGGTCTCGGACCAGGGCCCCGCCGTCTCCAAGTCGATCTCCGGTCTGACCACCGAGGGTGCGCTCGGTCTGCTCTTCGCGGTCGTCGTCATCCTGGTCTTCCTGGCGTCGATCCGCTCCACGCTGGTGACCGCGGTGTCCATCCCGCTGTCCATCGTGCTCGCGCTGATCGTGCTCTGGACCCGTGACCTCTCGCTGAACATGCTCACCCTCGGCGCGCTGACCATCGCGATCGGCCGCGTCGTGGACGACTCGATCGTCGTCCTGGAGAACATCAAGCGGCACCTCGGCTACGGCGAGGAGCGCCGGTCGGCGATCGTCACCGCCGTCAAGGAGGTCGCCGGGGCGATCACCTCGTCCACGCTCACCACCGTCGCGGTCTTCCTCCCCATCGGCCTGGTCGGCGGCATGGTCGGCGAGCTCTTCGGTTCGTTCTCGCTCACCGTCACCGCGGCTCTGCTGGCCTCCCTGCTGGTCTCCCTGACCGTGGTGCCGGTGCTGTCCTTCTGGTTCCTGCGCGCGCCCGAGGGCACCGCCGAGAACCCGGAGGAGGTTCGCCGCCAGGCCGAGGAGAAGGAGGCGGCGAGCCGGCTCCAGCGGATGTACGTCCCCGTGCTCCGCTTCGCCACCCAGCGGCGCGTCGCAAGCGTCGTCATCGCCCTCGTCGTGCTGTTCGGCACCTTCGGCATGGCGCCCCTGCTGAAGACGACGCTCTTCGAACCGGGCGAACAGGAGGTTCTCACGCTCAAGCAGGAGCTGACCCCCGGCACCAGCCTGGAAGCGGCGGACGAGGCCGCGCGGAAGGTCGAGAAGGTCCTGGCCGCGGACAAGGGCATCGAGGACTACCAGGTCACCGTCGGATCGTCCGGCTTCATGGCGGCCTTCGGCGGCGGTACGGGAGCCAACCAGGCCTCCTACCAGATCACCCTCGAGGACGCGGCTGACCACGAGTCCGCGGAGAAGAGGATCGGCACGGCACTCGGCGAGCTCGACGGCATCGGCGAGGCCACGTTCGCCTCGGCCGGTGAGTTCGGTTCCCAGGACCTGAGCGTCATCGTCAAGGCTGCCGACGCCGAGGTCCTGAAGAAGGCGTCCGAAACCGTGCGTGGCGAGGTCGCCGAGCTCGAGGACGTCACCGACGTCCAGAGCGACCTGTCCCAGAGCATCCCGCGGATCTCGGTCAAGGCCAACGACAAGGCGGCGGCCGCGGGCTTCGACCAGGCAGCGCTCGGCGGGTTCGTCGCGGGGGCGGTGCGCGGCACCCCGTCCGGCAAGGCGGTCCTGGACGACACCGAGCGCGACATCGTCATCAGGTCCTCGCACCCGGCCACCACCATGGCCGAGCTCAAGGCCTTGCCGCTCGGTCCCGTGAAGCTCGGCGACATAGCCGACGTGGAACTGGCGCCGGGGCCTGTCTCGATGACCCGGATCGACGGTCAGCGCTCCGCCACGGTCACCGCGAAGCCGACCGTCGACGACACCGGCGCGGTCAGTACCGCGCTCCAGAAGAAGATCGACGCCCTGGACCTCCCCGACGGTGCCACCGCCACCATCGGCGGTGTCACCCAGGAGCAGGACGACGCCAACAAGAAGCTGATGCTCGCCATGCTGGCGGCCGTCGCCATCGTCTTCATCCTGCTGGTCGCGACCTTCCGGTCGCTCGTCCAGCCGCTGATCCTGCTGGTCTCCATCCCCTTCGCGGCGACGGGGGCCATCGGCCTCCTGCTCGTCACCGGTACCCCGATGGGTGTCCCGGCGATGATCGGCATGCTGATGCTGATCGGCATCGTGGTGACCAACGCGATCGTGCTGATCGACCTGATCAATCAGTACAGGGCGCAGGGGATGGGGGTCGTCGAAGCGGTCATGGAGGGCGGCCGTCACCGTCTGCGTCCCATCCTGATGACGGCACTGGCGACGATCTTCGCCCTGGTCCCGATGGCCCTCGGCGTCACCGGCGAAGGCGGCTTCATCTCCCAGCCGCTGGCCCTTGTGGTCATCGGCGGCCTGATCACCTCCACGCTGCTGACCCTGCTCCTGGTGCCGACGCTCTACGCGATGGTCGAACTCCGCAAGGAGCGCCGCGCCGGGAGGAAGGCGGCCGAACGCGAGGCGAAGTCCGGCGGGAGTGCCCCGGAGACGCCGGAGGAAGCCACCTCCGGGGAACCGGAGCCCGCGAAGGCCTGA
- the nadA gene encoding quinolinate synthase NadA, protein MRVVTTAQPLDVQPTPLALLLLGREADPRSERGVECPGDLPSPSDPDLVERARAAKEKLGDKVFVLGHHYQRDEVIQFADVTGDSFKLARDAAARPEAEYIVFCGVHFMAESADILTGDDQKVVLPDLAAGCSMADMATAEQVAECWDVLTEAGVADAVVPVSYMNSSADIKAFTGRHGGTICTSSNAKRALEWAFEQGEPSAAKVLFLPDQHLGRNTAVRDMGMSLEDCVLYNPHKPNGGLTAQELRDAKMILWRGHCSVHGRFSVESVEDVRRRIPGVNVLVHPECKHEVVAAADYVGSTEYIIKALEAAPAGSKWAIGTELNLVRRLAERFAAEDKEIVFLDKTVCFCSTMNRIDLPHLVWALESLAEGNLVNRIQVDAETEKFAKLALERMLALP, encoded by the coding sequence GTGCGTGTCGTGACCACCGCCCAGCCCCTGGATGTCCAGCCGACACCCCTCGCCCTTCTACTGCTCGGCCGCGAGGCCGACCCGCGGAGCGAGCGCGGGGTCGAATGCCCGGGCGACCTGCCCTCCCCGTCCGACCCGGACCTGGTGGAGCGCGCCCGTGCCGCCAAGGAGAAGCTCGGGGACAAGGTCTTCGTCCTCGGTCACCACTACCAGCGCGACGAGGTCATCCAGTTCGCGGACGTCACCGGCGACTCCTTCAAGCTCGCCCGGGACGCGGCGGCACGGCCCGAGGCGGAGTACATCGTCTTCTGCGGCGTGCACTTCATGGCCGAGTCCGCCGACATCCTGACGGGCGACGACCAGAAGGTCGTCCTGCCGGACCTGGCCGCGGGCTGCTCGATGGCCGACATGGCCACCGCGGAGCAGGTCGCCGAGTGCTGGGACGTCCTGACGGAGGCGGGGGTCGCCGACGCGGTCGTGCCGGTCTCCTACATGAACTCCTCCGCCGACATCAAGGCCTTCACCGGCAGGCACGGCGGGACCATCTGCACCTCGTCCAACGCGAAGCGGGCGCTGGAGTGGGCGTTCGAGCAGGGGGAGCCCTCGGCAGCCAAGGTGCTCTTCCTGCCGGACCAGCACCTGGGCCGGAACACCGCCGTCCGCGACATGGGGATGTCCCTGGAGGACTGCGTCCTCTACAACCCGCACAAGCCGAACGGCGGCCTGACCGCCCAGGAGCTCCGCGACGCGAAGATGATCCTGTGGCGCGGGCACTGCTCGGTGCACGGGCGCTTCTCGGTGGAGTCGGTCGAAGACGTACGGCGGCGGATCCCGGGCGTCAACGTGCTGGTGCACCCCGAGTGCAAGCACGAGGTCGTGGCGGCCGCCGATTACGTGGGCTCGACGGAGTACATCATCAAGGCCCTGGAGGCGGCCCCGGCCGGCTCCAAGTGGGCGATCGGCACGGAGCTGAACCTGGTGCGCCGGCTGGCCGAACGTTTCGCGGCGGAGGACAAGGAGATCGTCTTCCTCGACAAGACGGTGTGCTTCTGCTCGACGATGAACCGGATCGACCTGCCGCACCTGGTGTGGGCGCTGGAATCCCTGGCCGAGGGGAACCTGGTGAACCGGATCCAGGTCGACGCGGAGACCGAGAAGTTCGCGAAGCTGGCGCTGGAACGGATGCTGGCGCTGCCGTAG
- a CDS encoding iron-sulfur cluster assembly accessory protein, which yields MSVSDETTTVSDGILLSDAAASKVKALLEQEGRDDLALRVAVQPGGCSGLRYQLFFDERSLDGDVVKDFGGVKVVTDRMSAPYLGGASVDFVDTIEKQGFTIDNPNATGSCACGDSFS from the coding sequence ATGTCCGTATCGGACGAGACCACCACCGTGAGCGACGGCATCCTCCTGTCCGACGCCGCCGCCTCCAAGGTCAAGGCCCTGCTGGAGCAGGAGGGCCGGGACGACCTGGCACTGCGCGTCGCCGTTCAGCCCGGCGGCTGCTCGGGCCTGCGGTACCAGCTCTTCTTCGACGAGCGCTCGCTCGACGGGGACGTCGTGAAGGACTTCGGCGGCGTCAAGGTCGTCACCGACCGGATGAGCGCCCCGTACCTGGGCGGCGCCTCCGTCGACTTCGTGGACACCATCGAGAAGCAGGGCTTCACGATCGACAACCCGAACGCCACGGGCTCCTGCGCCTGCGGTGACTCCTTCAGCTGA
- a CDS encoding carbohydrate kinase family protein: MRIAVTGSIATDHLMTFPGRFADQLVADQLHTVSLSFLVDNLDVRRGGVGANIAFGMGVLGTQPILVGAAGADFDDYRAWLDRHGVDTDSIRISEVLHTARFVCTTDADHNQIGSFYTGAMSEARLIELKSVADRVGGLDLVSIGADDPEAMLRHTEECRSRGIPFAADFSQQIARMGGEEIRILLDGATYLFSNEYEKGLIESKTGWSDEEILSKVGHRVTTLGSRGVRIERAGQDPIEVGCAEEEQKADPTGVGDAFRAGFLSGLAWGVGLERAAQVGCMLATLVIETVGTQEYTLRRTHFMDRFTKAYGDEAASEVRQHLS, encoded by the coding sequence GTGCGCATCGCAGTCACCGGCTCCATCGCCACAGACCACCTCATGACCTTCCCCGGCCGATTCGCCGACCAGTTGGTCGCCGATCAGCTGCACACGGTCTCGCTCTCCTTCCTCGTCGACAACCTCGACGTGCGCCGCGGGGGAGTGGGCGCGAACATCGCCTTCGGCATGGGCGTGCTCGGCACGCAGCCGATCCTGGTCGGTGCCGCCGGCGCGGACTTCGACGACTACCGCGCCTGGCTCGACCGGCACGGCGTCGACACCGACTCCATCCGGATCTCCGAGGTCCTGCACACGGCGCGCTTCGTGTGCACGACGGACGCCGACCACAACCAGATCGGCTCCTTCTACACGGGCGCCATGAGCGAGGCCCGGCTGATCGAGCTCAAGAGCGTCGCCGACCGCGTCGGCGGCCTCGACCTCGTCTCGATCGGCGCCGACGATCCCGAGGCGATGCTCCGCCACACGGAGGAGTGCCGCTCGCGGGGCATCCCGTTCGCCGCGGACTTCTCGCAGCAGATCGCCCGGATGGGCGGCGAGGAGATCCGGATCCTCCTCGACGGTGCGACGTACCTCTTCTCCAACGAGTACGAGAAGGGGCTCATCGAGTCCAAGACCGGCTGGAGCGACGAGGAGATCCTGTCCAAGGTCGGCCACCGCGTCACCACCCTCGGTTCCCGTGGCGTCCGCATCGAGCGGGCCGGCCAGGACCCCATCGAGGTCGGCTGCGCCGAGGAGGAGCAGAAGGCGGACCCGACCGGCGTCGGCGACGCCTTCCGGGCCGGTTTCCTCTCCGGTCTCGCCTGGGGCGTGGGTCTGGAGCGCGCCGCCCAGGTCGGCTGCATGCTCGCGACCCTGGTCATCGAGACGGTGGGCACCCAGGAGTACACCCTGCGCCGCACCCACTTCATGGACCGCTTCACCAAGGCCTACGGCGACGAGGCGGCCTCCGAGGTCCGTCAGCACCTCTCCTGA
- a CDS encoding cysteine desulfurase/sulfurtransferase TusA family protein, producing MPYFDAASSAPLHPVARQALLASLDEGWADPARLYREGRRAALLLDAAREAAAEAVGCRPDELVFTSSGTRAVHSAVAGALSGRRRVGRHLALSAVEHSSVLHAAAALEAAGGSFTEVPVDRTGAVDPSAYGLALRADTALACLQSANHEVGTEQPVAETAEICADAGVPLLVDAAQSLGWGPVPGRWSLLTASAHKWGGPAGVGLLAVRKGVRFAAQGPADERESGRAAGFENIPAIVAAAASLRAVRAEAAAEAARLRALVDRVRAAVGTLVPDVEVVGDPVRRLPHLVTFSCLYVDGETLLHELDRAGFSVSSGSSCTSSTLTPSHVLKAMGVLTEGNIRVSLPAGTTEEDVDGFLGVLPGVVAEVRQRLGAPASAAPSPTPRTSLVIDALGRRCPVPVIELAKVIGEVPVGGTVTVLSDDEAARLDIPAWCAMREQEYVGEEPADHGSAYVVRRLL from the coding sequence GTGCCCTACTTCGACGCGGCTTCCTCCGCCCCCCTGCATCCCGTCGCCCGCCAGGCGCTGCTTGCCTCCCTGGACGAGGGCTGGGCCGATCCGGCCCGCCTCTACCGTGAGGGGCGGCGGGCCGCGCTGCTGCTGGACGCGGCCAGGGAAGCCGCCGCCGAGGCAGTCGGCTGCCGCCCGGACGAGCTGGTCTTCACGTCGTCCGGCACCCGCGCTGTGCACTCGGCGGTCGCCGGCGCACTTTCCGGGCGTCGGCGTGTCGGCCGCCATCTGGCGCTCTCCGCCGTCGAGCACTCGTCGGTGCTCCACGCGGCCGCGGCGCTGGAGGCGGCCGGCGGATCGTTCACCGAGGTACCGGTGGACCGGACCGGCGCGGTGGACCCCTCGGCCTACGGGCTGGCTCTTCGCGCGGACACCGCGCTGGCGTGTCTGCAGTCCGCCAACCACGAGGTGGGGACCGAGCAGCCGGTCGCGGAGACCGCCGAGATCTGCGCCGACGCGGGCGTGCCCCTGCTGGTGGACGCCGCGCAGTCACTGGGCTGGGGCCCGGTCCCCGGCCGCTGGTCACTGCTGACGGCGAGCGCGCACAAGTGGGGCGGGCCGGCCGGGGTCGGTCTGCTGGCCGTGCGCAAGGGCGTCCGTTTCGCAGCCCAAGGCCCGGCCGACGAGAGGGAGTCGGGCCGCGCCGCGGGCTTCGAGAACATCCCGGCGATCGTGGCGGCGGCGGCCTCGCTGCGGGCGGTGCGCGCGGAGGCCGCGGCGGAGGCCGCACGGCTGCGCGCCCTGGTGGACCGGGTCAGGGCCGCGGTGGGGACCCTGGTGCCTGATGTGGAGGTGGTCGGCGATCCGGTGCGGCGACTGCCGCATCTGGTCACCTTCTCCTGTCTCTATGTCGACGGAGAGACGTTGCTCCATGAGCTGGACCGGGCCGGATTCTCCGTTTCGTCCGGATCGTCCTGCACGAGCAGCACCCTGACGCCGAGCCATGTCCTCAAGGCGATGGGCGTGCTCACGGAGGGGAACATCCGCGTGTCCCTTCCCGCCGGGACCACGGAGGAGGACGTCGACGGCTTCCTCGGCGTACTGCCGGGCGTGGTGGCCGAGGTGCGGCAGAGGCTCGGCGCCCCCGCCTCGGCGGCCCCCTCCCCCACGCCACGGACCTCGCTGGTGATCGACGCACTGGGCAGGCGCTGCCCCGTTCCGGTGATCGAACTCGCAAAGGTGATCGGAGAGGTACCCGTGGGCGGCACGGTGACGGTGCTCTCCGACGACGAGGCCGCCCGCCTCGACATTCCGGCCTGGTGCGCGATGCGTGAACAGGAGTACGTGGGCGAGGAGCCGGCGGACCACGGCTCGGCCTACGTGGTCCGCCGCCTCCTCTGA
- the coxB gene encoding cytochrome c oxidase subunit II gives MSPNGSDRSSRRPMRRKLPQVLTAGLVLATASGCSYNWEDFPRLGMPTPVTEEAPRILSLWQGSWAAALATGVLVWGLILWSVIFHRRSRTKVEVPQQTRYNMPIEALYTVVPLIIVSVFFYFTARDESKLLELSPKPAHTINVVGYQWSWGFNYIENVEGSPSTGGEVPKELDAIPDKFRKDFPADAGGVYDVGIPGTRNPQNGNPGPTLWLPKGEKVRFVLTSRDVIHSFWVVPFLMKQDVIPGHTNSFEVTPKKEGTYMGKCAELCGVDHSRMLFNVKIVSPERYQQHLKELAAKGQTGYVPAGIEQTDPARNAETNKL, from the coding sequence GTGAGTCCCAACGGCTCCGACCGCTCGTCGCGGCGCCCGATGCGGCGGAAGCTGCCGCAGGTGCTGACTGCGGGCCTGGTCCTGGCGACGGCCTCCGGTTGTTCATACAACTGGGAGGATTTCCCCCGCCTCGGTATGCCCACCCCGGTAACGGAAGAGGCCCCTCGGATCCTCTCCCTCTGGCAGGGCTCGTGGGCGGCTGCGCTCGCCACGGGTGTCCTCGTCTGGGGGCTGATCCTGTGGAGCGTCATCTTCCACCGGCGAAGCAGGACCAAGGTGGAGGTACCTCAGCAGACCAGGTACAACATGCCCATCGAGGCGCTGTACACAGTGGTCCCCCTGATCATCGTCTCGGTGTTCTTCTACTTCACCGCGCGCGATGAATCGAAGCTCCTCGAGCTCAGCCCCAAGCCGGCCCACACCATCAACGTGGTCGGCTACCAGTGGAGCTGGGGCTTCAACTACATCGAGAACGTGGAGGGCTCGCCCTCCACCGGCGGCGAGGTCCCCAAGGAGCTCGACGCCATCCCCGACAAGTTCCGCAAGGACTTCCCCGCGGACGCCGGCGGCGTCTACGACGTGGGCATCCCCGGGACGCGTAACCCGCAGAACGGCAACCCGGGTCCGACCCTGTGGCTGCCGAAGGGCGAGAAGGTCCGCTTCGTCCTGACTTCGCGTGACGTCATCCACTCCTTCTGGGTGGTGCCGTTCCTCATGAAGCAGGACGTCATTCCGGGCCACACCAACTCCTTCGAGGTCACGCCGAAGAAGGAGGGCACCTACATGGGTAAGTGCGCCGAGCTCTGCGGCGTCGACCACTCCCGGATGCTCTTCAACGTCAAGATCGTCTCTCCGGAGCGTTACCAGCAGCACCTCAAGGAGCTGGCGGCGAAGGGTCAGACGGGCTACGTGCCGGCAGGCATCGAGCAGACGGACCCGGCCAGGAATGCGGAGACGAACAAACTGTGA
- the ctaD gene encoding cytochrome c oxidase subunit I, with translation MSILNESQGAAAADDSFEDELPVRRKQPGSVVVKWLTTTDHKTIGTMYLVTSFAFFCIGGLLALFMRAELARPGTQIMSNEQFNQAFTMHGTIMLLMFATPLFAGFANWIMPLQIGAPDVAFPRLNMFAYWLYLFGSLIAVAGFLTPQGAADFGWFAYSPLSDAVRSPGVGADMWIMGLAFSGFGTILGSVNFITTIICMRAPGMTMFRMPIFTWNVLLTGVLVLLAFPVLAAALFALEVDRKFGAHIFDASNGGALLWQHLFWFFGHPEVYIIALPFFGIISEIIPVFSRKPMFGYIGLISATIAIAGLSVTVWAHHMYVTGGVLLPFFSFMTFLIAVPTGVKFFNWIGTMWKGSLSFETPMLWSVGFLITFAFGGLTGVILASPPLDFHISDSYFVVAHFHYVVFGTVVFAMFAGFHFWWPKFTGKMLDERLGKMTFWTLFVGFHGTFLVQHWLGAEGMPRRYADYLAADGFTALNTISTISSFVLGLSMLPFMYNVWKTAKYGKKIEVDDPWGYGRSLEWATSCPPPRHNFLSLPRIRSESPAFDLHHPEITALEQLDHLSEGEKVLVGGKEDGK, from the coding sequence GTGAGCATCCTCAACGAATCCCAGGGTGCCGCGGCAGCAGACGACTCGTTCGAGGACGAGCTGCCGGTGCGGCGCAAGCAGCCGGGGAGTGTCGTCGTCAAGTGGCTGACCACCACTGACCACAAGACGATCGGCACGATGTACCTGGTCACATCGTTCGCCTTCTTCTGCATCGGTGGCCTCCTCGCGCTCTTCATGCGCGCCGAGCTGGCCCGTCCGGGTACGCAGATCATGTCGAACGAGCAGTTCAACCAGGCGTTCACGATGCACGGCACGATCATGCTGCTGATGTTCGCGACGCCGCTGTTCGCAGGATTCGCGAACTGGATCATGCCGCTGCAGATCGGCGCGCCCGACGTGGCGTTCCCGCGGCTGAACATGTTCGCGTACTGGCTGTACCTCTTCGGTTCGCTGATCGCCGTGGCCGGCTTCCTCACCCCGCAGGGTGCGGCCGACTTCGGCTGGTTCGCCTACTCCCCGCTGTCGGACGCGGTCCGTTCGCCGGGTGTCGGTGCCGACATGTGGATCATGGGTCTGGCCTTCTCCGGCTTCGGCACGATCCTCGGTTCGGTCAACTTCATCACCACGATCATCTGCATGCGCGCGCCCGGCATGACGATGTTCCGCATGCCGATCTTCACCTGGAACGTCCTGCTGACCGGTGTCCTGGTCCTGCTGGCCTTCCCCGTGCTCGCCGCCGCGCTCTTCGCGCTGGAGGTCGACCGGAAATTCGGCGCACATATCTTCGACGCCTCCAACGGCGGCGCCTTGCTGTGGCAACACCTCTTCTGGTTCTTCGGCCATCCAGAGGTGTACATCATCGCTCTACCGTTCTTCGGAATCATTTCCGAGATCATTCCGGTATTCAGCCGCAAGCCGATGTTCGGCTACATCGGCCTGATCAGCGCGACGATCGCCATCGCCGGCCTTTCGGTGACGGTGTGGGCGCACCACATGTATGTCACCGGTGGCGTGCTGTTGCCGTTCTTCTCCTTCATGACGTTCCTCATCGCGGTGCCGACCGGGGTGAAGTTCTTCAACTGGATCGGCACGATGTGGAAGGGGTCGTTGTCCTTCGAGACACCGATGCTCTGGTCCGTCGGCTTCCTGATCACCTTCGCCTTCGGTGGTCTGACCGGCGTCATCCTGGCCTCGCCGCCGCTGGACTTCCACATCTCCGACTCGTACTTCGTGGTCGCGCACTTCCACTACGTCGTCTTCGGCACCGTGGTCTTCGCGATGTTCGCCGGATTCCACTTCTGGTGGCCGAAGTTCACCGGCAAGATGCTGGACGAGCGGCTCGGGAAGATGACCTTCTGGACGCTGTTCGTCGGCTTCCACGGCACCTTCCTGGTGCAGCACTGGCTGGGCGCCGAGGGCATGCCGCGGCGTTACGCGGACTACCTCGCCGCCGACGGCTTCACCGCCCTGAACACGATCTCGACGATCTCCTCGTTCGTGCTCGGACTGTCGATGCTTCCGTTCATGTACAACGTCTGGAAGACCGCCAAGTACGGCAAGAAGATCGAGGTCGACGACCCCTGGGGCTACGGCCGTTCCCTCGAATGGGCGACGTCCTGCCCGCCGCCGCGGCACAACTTCCTCAGCCTGCCGCGGATCCGTTCCGAATCCCCGGCGTTCGACCTGCACCACCCGGAGATCACGGCGCTCGAGCAGCTGGATCACCTCTCCGAGGGTGAGAAGGTCCTCGTCGGCGGCAAGGAGGACGGCAAGTGA
- a CDS encoding cytochrome c oxidase subunit 4, protein MKIQGKLFIWLSVFMLIMAVTYGVWSKEPVGTTALVLSFGLTIMIGFYLAFTANRVDAMAQDNKEADVADEAGEVGFFSPHSWQPLSLAIGGAFLFLGVVFGWWLAYFAAPLLLIGLFGWVFEYYRGENRTQ, encoded by the coding sequence GTGAAGATCCAGGGCAAGCTCTTCATCTGGCTGAGCGTCTTCATGCTGATCATGGCCGTCACGTACGGCGTCTGGTCGAAGGAGCCGGTCGGTACCACCGCGCTGGTCCTGTCCTTCGGGCTGACCATCATGATCGGCTTCTACCTGGCCTTCACGGCCAACCGGGTCGACGCGATGGCCCAGGACAACAAGGAAGCCGACGTCGCGGACGAGGCCGGTGAGGTGGGCTTCTTCTCGCCGCACAGCTGGCAGCCGCTCTCCCTGGCCATCGGCGGTGCCTTTCTCTTCCTGGGCGTCGTCTTCGGCTGGTGGCTCGCCTACTTCGCCGCGCCGCTGCTCCTGATCGGCCTCTTCGGCTGGGTCTTCGAGTACTACCGGGGCGAGAACCGCACCCAGTAG